The proteins below come from a single Elusimicrobiaceae bacterium genomic window:
- a CDS encoding UvrD-helicase domain-containing protein, producing MTILTEDRFRVRTHLGVNMVVEAGAGTGKTTLLIDRLCFALLAQGIAAPRLVALTFTEKAGAEIKTRLINKLQAVLRALRTEQPEETLQVLLEHFAISKEVIWQRAEAALNQLDRSPIGTIHSFCSEILRSYPLEAGLPPNADIDSGPRAKGIFEEEWYRFLDQELGLQSTRAAKWKEILPHITLNDLCQCARQMCSGKIEQYDYFSQKEKIMLVCQESAKQAQYLSQAFLEGKKKPRALELALQQAQRRFLQAAHWLQTQELPEEEKTISVGSVPTNWEQESVEKARALLRFSAAVDPFVQQRILTAYQLLAPLVQKVRGRCKAEGILSFDDLIIKTRSLLKNNLQVRRKLQESFDVFFIDEFQDTDPAQGELLLFLAEEKGNGATTWQEVKLEKGKLFVVGDPKQSIYRFRGADITAYELFTDLILKQGGEKAYLRQNFRSEREIVALANDVCSVVMVEKPAFQPFYEPIFTAKQDLSAAAELVLIKKSEDLSAEDYRENQARFIASWIEENVGKMSLRDGRKLSYKDIVLLFSSRTQLTPYIHALRRSNIAFSIEEDRDFYHRQEVNDLLNLLRCINDPEDKIALAGVMRSPLGALTDEELYQAYKRREQDYRMPSENEKVEQLFSQLRYFSACAGKTPLPQFLRELLEKTFLSEVSCIAYDGERSIATLEKIVSLAEGHSLEKPATLGQFLSRIDELMQQELSWLTALSEKEATDAVNIMTVHKSKGLEFPVVILADISKQEASSNKKSDYLYSWQYDLHGLRVGKYPDMNLAWLEEEQILHAQCEQVRLLYVALTRAREKIIVVGNEKSETKTTASMFMKAGRFPQEDQKETILGLEDGLRVRYETPRNPATFIYQQKTDILSPENKLLLQHWPSAYEKRQTQYQQHLQQILPQNPSDLADARLQDQDAMDLGTVIHTALAHIWQQKKGVEDAIYCACMSLDRADLIFPAQNILKPYVQSDLFDTLRSMKTWGVEMPFFQRLEQGTLRGVIDLLLEDDKGLLWVIDYKTDQISEENLIQSAQKYAAQLSAYKQAVEALYPSKIVKSAVIFVRNMKMIEL from the coding sequence ATGACCATTTTAACGGAAGACCGGTTTCGTGTTAGGACTCATTTGGGTGTAAATATGGTGGTGGAAGCCGGTGCCGGTACGGGGAAAACCACCCTCTTGATAGATCGTTTATGCTTTGCATTGTTGGCGCAAGGTATTGCCGCGCCGAGATTGGTGGCTCTTACATTTACGGAAAAAGCAGGAGCAGAAATCAAAACCCGTTTAATTAACAAATTACAGGCTGTTTTGCGTGCATTGCGAACTGAACAACCGGAGGAGACCCTGCAAGTTTTGTTGGAACATTTTGCCATTTCTAAAGAGGTTATTTGGCAACGGGCGGAAGCAGCTTTAAATCAATTGGACCGTAGTCCCATCGGTACGATACATTCTTTTTGCTCCGAAATACTGCGTTCTTATCCGCTGGAGGCAGGACTGCCGCCGAATGCGGATATTGATAGCGGCCCCAGAGCAAAAGGCATTTTTGAAGAAGAATGGTATCGTTTTTTGGACCAAGAATTAGGGCTACAGTCTACACGTGCTGCCAAGTGGAAAGAAATTTTGCCTCATATTACTTTAAACGATCTTTGCCAATGCGCGCGCCAAATGTGTAGTGGTAAAATCGAACAGTATGATTATTTTTCTCAGAAAGAAAAAATAATGTTAGTTTGTCAGGAAAGTGCCAAACAAGCCCAATATTTATCGCAAGCATTTTTGGAAGGCAAGAAAAAACCTCGTGCGTTAGAATTGGCTTTACAACAGGCTCAACGCAGATTTCTGCAGGCAGCACATTGGTTGCAAACGCAAGAGTTGCCGGAAGAAGAAAAAACAATATCCGTCGGAAGTGTACCTACTAATTGGGAACAGGAAAGTGTAGAAAAAGCACGCGCTTTATTGCGCTTTTCAGCGGCGGTAGATCCTTTTGTTCAACAGCGTATTTTAACTGCTTACCAATTATTGGCTCCTTTAGTTCAAAAAGTGCGTGGCCGATGCAAGGCCGAAGGAATTTTAAGTTTTGATGATTTAATTATCAAAACGCGGAGTTTGCTTAAAAATAATTTGCAAGTTCGACGGAAATTACAAGAATCCTTTGACGTATTTTTTATTGATGAATTTCAAGACACCGATCCTGCTCAGGGAGAATTGTTATTGTTTTTAGCAGAAGAAAAAGGAAATGGCGCAACAACCTGGCAAGAGGTAAAATTGGAAAAAGGAAAACTTTTTGTGGTGGGAGATCCCAAACAATCCATTTATCGTTTCCGCGGTGCCGATATTACGGCTTATGAATTATTTACAGACCTTATTTTAAAACAAGGTGGAGAAAAAGCCTATCTGCGTCAAAATTTCCGAAGTGAGCGGGAAATTGTGGCCTTAGCTAATGACGTGTGTTCTGTAGTAATGGTGGAAAAACCAGCTTTTCAACCTTTTTACGAGCCCATTTTTACCGCCAAACAAGATCTTTCTGCTGCGGCTGAATTGGTATTGATAAAAAAGAGCGAAGATTTGTCTGCCGAGGATTATCGTGAAAATCAAGCACGTTTTATTGCCTCCTGGATTGAAGAAAACGTGGGCAAAATGAGCCTGCGTGACGGACGGAAACTAAGTTATAAAGATATAGTCTTACTTTTTTCTTCCCGCACGCAGTTGACTCCTTATATCCATGCTCTGCGTCGATCCAATATTGCGTTTTCTATAGAAGAAGACCGAGATTTTTATCATCGGCAGGAAGTGAATGATTTGTTAAATTTGTTGCGTTGTATTAATGATCCGGAAGATAAAATAGCCTTAGCCGGAGTAATGCGCAGCCCGCTGGGAGCCTTAACGGATGAAGAATTGTATCAGGCTTATAAACGCCGAGAGCAGGATTATCGAATGCCCAGCGAAAATGAAAAAGTAGAGCAACTGTTTAGTCAACTTCGTTATTTTTCTGCTTGTGCCGGCAAAACCCCTTTACCTCAATTTTTAAGAGAATTGTTGGAAAAAACCTTTTTATCAGAAGTTTCCTGCATTGCTTACGACGGAGAGAGAAGCATTGCTACATTAGAAAAAATAGTGTCTTTGGCTGAGGGCCACTCTTTAGAAAAACCCGCTACTTTGGGGCAATTTTTAAGCAGAATTGATGAGTTGATGCAGCAAGAGTTAAGTTGGTTGACGGCTTTATCTGAAAAAGAAGCCACCGATGCTGTCAACATTATGACGGTGCATAAGTCAAAAGGGCTTGAATTTCCGGTAGTCATCTTGGCCGATATTTCTAAGCAAGAGGCGTCTTCCAACAAAAAATCCGACTATTTATATTCTTGGCAGTATGACTTGCATGGTTTGAGAGTCGGGAAGTATCCGGATATGAACTTGGCATGGTTGGAAGAAGAACAAATTTTGCATGCTCAATGCGAGCAAGTGCGTCTTTTGTATGTGGCTTTGACGCGTGCCCGAGAAAAAATAATAGTGGTAGGAAATGAAAAAAGCGAAACGAAAACAACGGCTTCCATGTTTATGAAAGCGGGTCGCTTTCCTCAAGAAGATCAAAAAGAAACAATTTTAGGATTAGAAGATGGTTTGCGTGTGCGTTATGAAACCCCACGCAATCCGGCTACATTTATTTACCAGCAAAAAACGGATATATTATCTCCTGAGAACAAACTTTTACTTCAGCATTGGCCGTCTGCCTATGAGAAACGTCAAACGCAATACCAACAGCACTTACAGCAGATATTGCCGCAAAATCCATCAGACTTGGCAGATGCGCGTTTGCAAGATCAAGATGCGATGGATTTGGGTACGGTCATTCATACCGCTTTGGCTCATATTTGGCAACAAAAAAAAGGAGTCGAAGATGCTATTTATTGTGCTTGTATGAGTCTGGATAGGGCAGATTTGATCTTTCCGGCACAAAATATTTTAAAGCCTTATGTTCAATCGGATCTTTTTGATACATTGAGATCTATGAAAACATGGGGAGTGGAAATGCCGTTTTTTCAACGTCTTGAGCAAGGCACTTTACGCGGGGTAATTGATTTATTGTTAGAGGATGATAAAGGATTATTGTGGGTAATAGATTATAAAACAGACCAAATCTCAGAAGAAAACCTTATACAAAGCGCCCAAAAGTATGCCGCGCAATTAAGTGCATATAAACAGGCAGTTGAGGCGTTGTATCCCTCTAAAATTGTGAAAAGTGCAGTAATTTTTGTGCGAAATATGAAAATGATAGAACTCTAA
- a CDS encoding YbaB/EbfC family nucleoid-associated protein → MFNKLGQLKDLWNLKNQIQEIKKRLDNMVIKVDSPNHIFEVTISGSQEVKEVKVNENFKSFSQEQLGEELKTVINKAIRESQALAAQAMGNMAGDLPNA, encoded by the coding sequence ATGTTTAATAAATTAGGACAATTGAAAGATTTGTGGAATTTGAAAAACCAAATCCAAGAAATTAAAAAACGCTTGGATAATATGGTAATTAAAGTGGATAGTCCCAATCATATTTTTGAAGTGACTATTTCCGGTTCTCAAGAAGTTAAAGAAGTAAAAGTAAATGAAAATTTCAAAAGTTTTTCTCAAGAACAATTGGGCGAAGAATTAAAAACGGTTATTAATAAAGCCATACGCGAAAGCCAAGCCTTAGCGGCTCAAGCGATGGGCAACATGGCCGGCGATTTGCCTAACGCTTAA
- a CDS encoding aldo/keto reductase, protein MTAPLSIACEKISSLVLGTWALGGGSDWGEMPVAEAQQLLYAGLEKGIYQIDTSPVYGWGECEKRLAEIIKPFRQQVFLASKCGICLNKSNRPDHDLSPASIISECETSLKRLKTDYLDLYQLHWPDVKTPLEDSLSALIRLKKEGKIRSIGICNFPLALLQKACQCAPIEYVQYQLSLLAAYPTEILDFCSQNKIAFWGYGVLGGGILSGKYQKEPNFRRADARKYFYPYYTSNRFIKAQETAKRVKEIAAKKGICAAAVALSWGLKQSGVRAIMFGARNKQQVLQNIQALKVELTDEEKEFLQHG, encoded by the coding sequence ATGACTGCGCCGCTCTCTATAGCTTGTGAAAAAATATCCTCTTTAGTGTTGGGTACGTGGGCTTTGGGCGGCGGCAGTGATTGGGGGGAAATGCCTGTGGCAGAGGCCCAACAATTACTGTATGCAGGATTGGAAAAAGGTATTTATCAGATAGACACATCGCCTGTATATGGTTGGGGTGAGTGCGAGAAAAGGTTAGCAGAAATAATAAAGCCTTTCCGTCAGCAGGTGTTTTTAGCCAGCAAGTGTGGGATTTGTTTAAACAAATCTAACCGTCCGGATCATGATTTAAGCCCCGCTTCTATCATTAGCGAATGTGAAACTTCTTTAAAACGTCTTAAGACCGATTATTTGGATTTATATCAACTCCATTGGCCTGATGTTAAAACTCCGCTAGAAGATAGTTTGTCTGCTTTAATTCGTTTGAAAAAAGAGGGAAAAATTCGTTCCATCGGTATATGTAATTTCCCATTAGCGCTTTTGCAGAAGGCCTGTCAATGCGCGCCTATTGAGTATGTGCAATATCAACTGTCTTTGTTGGCTGCTTATCCAACGGAAATATTGGATTTTTGTTCTCAAAATAAAATTGCTTTTTGGGGATATGGCGTATTGGGCGGAGGTATTTTAAGCGGTAAATATCAAAAAGAGCCTAATTTCCGGCGCGCAGATGCCCGTAAATATTTTTATCCGTATTACACCTCAAACAGGTTTATAAAAGCGCAAGAAACGGCAAAACGGGTAAAAGAAATAGCTGCTAAAAAAGGCATTTGTGCCGCAGCGGTGGCCTTATCTTGGGGGCTAAAACAATCTGGAGTCAGAGCCATTATGTTCGGGGCGAGAAATAAGCAGCAAGTGCTGCAAAATATACAGGCTTTAAAAGTTGAATTAACCGATGAGGAAAAGGAGTTTTTACAACATGGGTAA
- a CDS encoding TlpA family protein disulfide reductase, translated as MKIKALFLTLSAAMLLGACVEVPQPPQINVSLPVAGQETVWTSAEQQGKPILIAVMASYCGWCKRSLAALEIANKEFGDKVEVVGVFVDSDEAKVKEIIKQYNLKSKILYNGRQTAQDLGVQGFPHIMLFNGKHKLVKFWGGYSDTLADQYRDEINKLIK; from the coding sequence ATGAAAATAAAAGCCTTATTTTTAACGTTGTCTGCTGCTATGCTGCTTGGTGCTTGCGTAGAAGTACCGCAACCGCCGCAAATTAATGTTTCTTTGCCTGTTGCCGGCCAAGAAACTGTATGGACCTCTGCCGAACAACAAGGAAAGCCCATCTTGATCGCTGTAATGGCCAGCTATTGTGGCTGGTGTAAAAGATCTTTGGCCGCTTTGGAAATAGCCAACAAAGAATTTGGAGATAAAGTAGAAGTGGTAGGTGTTTTCGTAGATTCTGACGAAGCCAAAGTCAAAGAAATTATCAAACAATACAACTTAAAGAGCAAAATTCTTTATAACGGACGCCAAACCGCCCAAGATTTAGGGGTACAAGGATTTCCGCATATTATGCTCTTCAACGGCAAACACAAATTAGTGAAATTTTGGGGCGGTTATTCCGACACTTTGGCTGATCAATACCGCGACGAAATCAACAAATTAATAAAATAA